The following proteins are encoded in a genomic region of Colletotrichum higginsianum IMI 349063 chromosome 9, whole genome shotgun sequence:
- a CDS encoding Chl4 family chromosome segregation: MARFSIPTKGRLSSDVRLPPTNSAVQKALSRLPRPSLLALVLEWLSDDNCQLCAPLLGDEEDDDGLYPPASSVEELRVIYTDLQYRKGSKREILDRIIEGDWQHGLTLYQMALADAQYLQDHPTSQKWTAYRIMPLKEVSYMDDEEQPPEVDMESLTLPRFHPSSFIQSLQAHVLPDVKAHYHFHRPQGLSLSILRIFIIESPYSTSMTHLGSSLTPTDASFDSSRTLYIAFPDASPFVYLSKSQTVGSLGASESKSFRNLVVEGIPKALSRPRERYTLKPTNISTKNLDALLHVRGVGRTNAAGGGWDIYADKKKNESPLDTILPTPPLSEESSDDTPELAGKTGTKRKTERVDDAEKFHRRARLCAQARFGETARIDDGLGIERVDIVIEDLFPCSPQSGLVGDDRGPGDETNGERRKPKGGQQNNFEMSFGYDSDAEENPPRQHATNWAPNVKLTFHGSHVFAGMRQLVENGIIDGERMPGWLTGEEGVTVGAVRHGRIRGHKGSGL, translated from the coding sequence ATGGCGCGTTTCTCCATCCCAACAAAAGGACGCTTGTCGTCAGATGTGCGGCTTCCGCCTACCAACTCTGCGGTTCAGAAAGCTTTGAGCCGACTGCCTCGTCCCTCTTTGTTGGCATTGGTTCTCGAGTGGCTGAGCGACGACAATTGTCAGCTGTGCGCACCGCTGCTGggggacgaggaagacgacgatggaCTTTACCCTCCCGCATCGTCGGTAGAGGAGCTACGAGTCATCTATACGGACCTACAGTACAGGAAGGGGTCCAAGAGAGAGATTCTTGACCGCATCATAGAAGGCGACTGGCAGCATGGCCTGACTCTGTACCAAATGGCACTGGCGGATGCTCAGTATCTCCAAGATCACCCTACATCGCAGAAGTGGACCGCCTATCGCATCATGCCGCTGAAGGAGGTTTCATAtatggacgacgaggaacaACCTCCGGAAGTCGACATGGAGTCTCTGACACTCCCTCGTTTCCATCCGTCCTCCTTCATTCAAAGTCTCCAAGCTCACGTCTTGCCTGACGTCAAAGCGCATTATCATTTCCACCGGCCCCAggggctctctctctcaattCTGCGCATTTTCATCATCGAATCTCCCTACAGCACGAGCATGACACATTTGGGCAGCAGTCTAACACCAACGGACGCCAGTTTCGACAGCTCACGGACTCTCTACATTGCCTTTCCCGACGCATCACCATTCGTCTATCTATCAAAATCCCAGACTGTGGGTTCTCTAGGAGCTAGTGAGTCCAAGAGCTTCCGCAACCTAGTTGTAGAAGGTATACCAAAGGCACTTTCCCGGCCCCGGGAAAGGTATACTCTCAAACCCACCAACATTTCCACCAAGAACCTAGATGCACTGCTGCATGTTCGAGGCGTTGGACGCACAAATGCGGCCGGCGGGGGTTGGGACATTTACGCCgataagaagaagaacgagTCACCGCTTGACACCATTTTACCAACTCCGCCATTATCAGAAGAATCATCGGACGACACGCCAGAGCTAGCCGGCAAGACAGgcacaaaaagaaaaacgGAACGTGTTGATGACGCCGAAAAGTTCCACAGAAGAGCTCGGCTGTGTGCCCAAGCGAGGTTCGGAGAGACAGCTAGAATCGATGATGGACTCGGTATCGAGCGTGTGGACATCGTCATTGAAGACCTTTTCCCCTGCAGCCCTCAGAGTGGGCTAGTAGGTGACGATCGAGGCCCTGGCGACGAGACAAATGGCGAAAGGAGGAAGCCGAAGGGTGGTCAACAGAACAACTTCGAGATGTCCTTTGGATATGATTCGGATGCTGAGGAGAATCCGCCTAGGCAACACGCAACAAATTGGGCTCCGAACGTCAAGCTAACATTTCACGGGTCCCATGTGTTTGCTGGTATGCGGCAGCTGGTAGAAAACGGCATTATTGACGGCGAGCGGATGCCGGGATGGCTGACAGGCGAAGAGGGTGTCACGGTGGGTGCCGTCCGGCACGGGAGGATTAGGGGGCACAAGGGCTCCGGCTTATGA
- a CDS encoding CFEM domain-containing protein, with translation MKSAIYLGVGLLSGAMAQNNLAGCGTGCIQSMQGLASDLGCTAGDTACLCRNPNFTYGIRDCSFQSCQESGDAQQAVAAGVELCRQAGVAVEVTPGVTVTQPTGTAIVTATPVVSSVFSVITSGGSTFSTLVGETTVTPAASSGGETATPSPVTTSTFTTVITSGESVITSVGETTIFGVGGVPGASSIPASAVTTAPVVSTITSDGTVITSVVGSTTVFSSLTGSEASGALSSQASEASESATDTDTATATETATETETANQSETGSATSASESGNAAKQTAVPVAGFLAAAGFAAMLI, from the exons ATGAAGTCCGCTATCTATCTTGGCGTTGGCCTTCTCTCTGGTGCCATGGCCCAGAACAACCTCGCCGGCTGCGGT ACCGGCTGCATCCAGAGCATGCAGGGCCTTGCCTCCGACCTTGGCTGCACCGCTGGTGACACTGCCTGCCTCTGCCGCAACCCCAACTTCACCTATGGCATCCGCGACTGCTCTTTCCAGTCCTGCCAGGAGTCTGGTGATGCTCAGCAGGCTGTTGCCGCTGGTGTTGAGCTCTGCCGCC AGGCTGGTGTTGCTGTTGAGGTCACCCCTGGTGTCACTGTCACCCAGCCCACTGGCACTGCGATCGTCACGGCCACTCCCGTTGTCTCTTCGGTCTTCTCTGTCATCACCTCTGGTGGCAGCACCTTCTCCACCTTGGTCGGAGAGACCACTGTCACTCCTGCTGCCTCTAGTGGTGGCGAGACCGCGACCCCTAGCCCGGTCACGACCTCGACCTTCACCACTGTCATCACCAGTGGCGAGTCTGTCATCACCTCTGTCGGCGAGACCACCATCTTCGGTGTTGGCGGCGTCCCCGGCGCTTCCTCCATCCCTGCCTCGGCTGTCACCACCGCTCCGGTTGTTAGCACCATCACCAGCGATGGCACTGTCATCACCTCCGTTGTTGGCTCGACCACCGTCTTTTCCTCACTCACTGGTTCTGAAGCTTCTGGCGCTCTCTCCAGCCAGGCCAGCGAGGCTTCCGAGTCCGCTACTGACACTGACACTGCCACTGCTACCGAGACTgccaccgagaccgagactgCCAACCAGTCTGAGACTGGCTCGGCCACCAGTGCCTCTGAGAGTGGCAAT GCTGCCAAGCAGACTGCTGTCCCGGTTGCTGGCTTCCTGGCCGCTGCCGGCTTCGCCGCCATGCTCATCTAA
- a CDS encoding TatD family hydrolase yields MATPAESPKSAYKPRYIDIGINLADPIFRGLHHGKQRHPNDLDGVISRAKEVGCSKLIVTGSDFTSSRDALEIAKQYPGVVYTTIGIHPCSSAIFSSSEDAAEGVHTDPDPSKPIPDHHEPDHGKTEAIITELRNLIKDSTASSSGLVAFGEFGLDYDRLHYCSKTIQTHSFAAQLDLVLETKPQLPLFLHSRAAHEDFVRILKEKFGNKLEKLEKGGVVHSFTGTLEEARELMDLGLYIGINGCSFKTEENCEVVKQIALDRMMIETDGPWCEIRPSHFGYKYLIEKKPEANGNAEGAAMPEPAQKPQGKKKNQKKEPEVPERFKIVKKEKWEEGAMIKGRNEPCMIERVAKAVAGIKEVDVEDICEAAWTNTVKVFGVDQ; encoded by the exons ATGGCAACTCCCGCAGAGTCACCCAAGTCGGCCTACAAGCCTAGGTACATCGAT ATTGGTATCAACCTGGCCGATCCCATTTTCCGAGGTCTGCATCACGGCAAACAACGCCACCCGAAtgaccttgacggcgtcatcTCAAGAGCAAAGGAGGTCGGATGCTCCAAGCTGATCGTCACAGGCTCCGACTTCACTAGCTCTCGAGACGCTCTAGAAATTGCGAAGCAGTATC CCGGCGTCGTCTATACGACGATTGGAATCCACCCGTGCAGCAGTGCGATATTCAGCAGCTCGGAAGATGCCGCGGAGGGCGTGCATACCGACCCGGACCCTTCCAAGCCCATCCCGGACCACCATGAGCCGGACCATGGCAAGACggaggccatcatcaccgagcTCCGTAATCTCATTAAGGACTCAACCGCCTCCAGTTCCGGTCTCGTCGCCTTTGGCGAATTCGGTCTCGATTATGATCGACTACACTACTGCTCCAAGACCATCCAGACCCACTCCTTCGCGGCGcagctcgacctcgttcTTGAGACGAAGCCGCAGCTGCCCCTATTTCTTCACTCGAGAGCCGCACACGAGGACTTCGTCCGAATTCTCAAGGAAAAATTCGGCAACAAGCTtgagaagctcgagaagggcggcgtTGTCCACAGTTTCACTGGCACCTTAGAGGAAGCCAGGGAGCTGATGGACCTTGGCCTGTACATTGGCATCAACGGCTGCAGTTTCAAGACTGAGGAGAATTGTGAGGTTGTCAAACAGATCGCACTCGACAGAATGATGATCGAGACCGACGGCCCGTGGTGCGAGATTCGGCCAAGCCATTTTGGTTACAAGTACCTGATCGAGAAGAAGCCAGAGGCCAACGGTAATGCAGAAggggcggcgatgccggAACCTGCTCAGAAGCCccagggcaagaagaagaaccagAAGAAGGAGCCCGAAGTGCCCGAGCGCTTCAAGATcgtcaagaaggagaagtgGGAGGAGGGTGCCATGATCAAGGGTCGGAACGAGCCCTGCATGATTGAGCGTGTCGCTAAGGCTGTAGCAGGCATCAAAGAAGTGGATGTCGAAGACATCTGCGAAGCAGCTTGGACAAACACTGTCAAGGTTTTTGGCGTAGACCAATAG
- a CDS encoding Ribonucleoside-diphosphate reductase: protein MFVRKRDGRQERVQFDKITARVSRLCYGLDMEHVDPVAITQKVISGVYGGVTTVQLDDLAAETAAYMTVTHPDYAILAARIAVSNLHKQTKKQWSAVVSDLYHYVNPKNGKASPMIAKDTYDAVMRHKEELDSAIVYDRDFNYQYFGFKTLERSYLLKLDGKIAERPQHMIMRVAVGIWGDDVERVIETYNLMSSKFFTHASPTLFNAGTPQAQLSSCFLVDMKEDSIEGIYDTLKTCAMISKMAGGIGLNVHRIRATGSYIAGTNGTSNGVVPMLRVFNNTARYVDQGGNKRPGAFAIYLEPWHADVFDFLDLRKNHGKEEVRARDLFLALWIPDLFMKRVEKNGDWTLMCPNECPGLADCYGEEFEALYEKYEQMGKGRKTMKAQKLWYAILEAQTETGNPFMLYKDAANRKSNQKNLGTIRSSNLCTEIIEYCAPDEVAVCNLASLALPTFVDYNEGVYDFQKLHEVTQVVVRNLNRIIDVNHYPVQEARNSNMRHRPIGLGVQGLADAFLALRMPFESPEARDLNKKIFETIYHAALTMSVQLAKEEGPYQTYEGSPVSQGILQYDMWNVKPSDLWDWDSLKEQIKQHGVRNSLLVAPMPTASTSQILGNNECFEPYTSNIYQRRVLAGEFQVVNPWLLKDLVDMGLWSDAMKNRIIAENGSIQNIPNIPTEVKALYKTVWEISQRTVVQMAADRGAFIDQSQSLNIHMKDPTMGKITSMHFAGWKLGLKTGMYYLRTQAAAAPIQFTVDQEALKVTDSAIGKVLKKRAPPPGHVAAPVVNVPRPMYAKKDSSAQDNGIPTPSVTPPPPRTAPAQKPDTMKADVAEGDSPRALPTEPVEKLKIEELPIAGSKTPDAEDKTEDSKEREMDIYSEAVLACSIENPESCVMCSG from the exons ATGTTCGTGAGAAAGCGCG ATGGTCGCCAAGAGCGCGTCCAGTTCGACAAGATCACTGCCAGAGTGTCGAGGCTATGCTATGGCCTCGACATGGAGCACGTTGACCCGGTTGCTATCACGCAGAAGGTCATTTCTGGTGTCTATGGCGGTGTCACCACCGTGCAGCTTGACGACTTG gccgccgagaccgccgcGTACATGACCGTCACCCACCCCGACTACGCCATCCTGGCTGCTCGCATCGCAGTTTCCAACCTCCACAAGCAAACCAAGAAGCAATggtccgccgtcgtcagtGATCTCTATCACTACGTCAACCCTAAGAACGGCAAGGCGTCGCCCATGATTGCCAAGGACACATACGATGCCGTTATGAGGCACAAGGAAGAGCTCGACTCTGCCATTGTATACGACCGCGACTTCAACTACCAGTACTTCGGCTTCAAAACCTTGGAGAGATCATACCTCCTCAAGCTTGACGGCAAGATCGCTGAGAGGCCGCAACACATGATCATGCGTGTCGCCGTTGGCATCTGGGGTGACGACGTTGAGCGCGTCATCGAAACCTACAACTTGATGTCCAGCAAGTTCTTCACGCACGCCTCTCCCACACTCTTCAACGCTGGTACCCCACAGGCCCAGCTATCCTCCtgcttcctcgtcgacatgAAGGAAGATTCCATCGAGGGTATCTATGACACCCTCAAGACTTGCGCCATGATCTCCAAGATGGCCGGTGGTATCGGCCTGAATGTTCACCGCATTCGTGCCACTGGCTCCTACATTGCCGGCACCAATGGTACCTCCAATGGCGTTGTCCCTATGCTTCGTGTCTTCAACAACACGGCTCGCTACGTTGACCAGGGTGGTAACAAGCGTCCCGGTGCCTTTGCCATCTACCTTGAGCCTTGGCACGCCGACGTCTTCGACTTCTTGGATCTGCGCAAGAATCACGGAAAGGAGGAGGTCCGCGCTCGTGACCTCTTTCTTGCCCTCTGGATTCCCGATCTCTTCATGAAGAGAGTCGAGAAGAACGGAGACTGGACTCTTATGTGCCCCAATGAGTGCCCGGGCTTGGCCGACTGCTacggcgaggagtttgagGCCTTGTATGAGAAGTACGAACAGATGGGCAAGGGACGCAAGACCATGAAGGCTCAGAAGCTCTGGTATGCTATCCTTGAGGCCCAGACCGAGACTGGCAACCCCTTCATGCTCTACAAGGATGCCGCCAACCGCAAGAGCAACCAGAAGAACCTTGGTACCATTCGCAGCTCTAACCTGTGCACTGAGATCATTGAGTACTGCGCTCCTGACGAGGTCGCTGTCTGCAACCTGGCCTCGCTCGCACTTCCCACTTTTGTTGACTACAACGAGGGTGTCTACGACTTCCAGAAGCTCCACGAGGTGACCCAGGTTGTTGTTCGCAACCTGAACAGAATCATCGACGTCAACCATTACCCCGTTCAAGAGGCTCGCAACAGTAACATGCGCCACCGCCCCATTGGCCTCGGTGTGCAGGGTCTTGCCGATGCTTTCCTGGCTCTTCGCATGCCCTTCGAGTCTCCCGAAGCCCGCGACCTCAACAAGAAGATCTTCGAGACCATCTACCACGCTGCCCTCACCATGTCTGTGCAGCTGGCTAAAGAGGAGGGCCCATACCAGACGTACGAGGGCTCGCCTGTCTCCCAGGGCATCCTTCAGTATGACATGTGGAATGTCAAGCCTTCGGACCTCTGGGACTGGGACTCTCTGAAGGAGCAGATCAAGCAGCACGGTGTCCGCAACTCTCTGCTCGTCGCGCCCATGCCGACTGCCAGCACTTCGCAGATCTTGGGCAACAACGAGTGTTTTGAGCCCTACACCTCAAACATCTACCAGCGCCGTGTCCTTGCTGGCGAGTTCCAGGTCGTCAACCCTTGGCTTCTTAAGGACCTTGTCGACATGGGCCTATGGTCCGATGCCATGAAGAACCGTATCATCGCCGAGAACGGTTCAATTCAGAACATTCCCAACATCCCCACAGAGGTCAAGGCTCTGTACAAGACCGTTTGGGAAATCTCCCAGCGTACTGTCGTTCAGATGGCTGCCGATCGTGGTGCCTTCATTGATCAGTCGCAGTCGCTCAATATTCACATGAAGGATCCCACTATGGGCAAGATCACCAGCATGCACTTCGCCGGCTGGAAGCTCGGTCTCAAGACGGGCATGTACTATCTGCGTACACAGGCCGCTGCTGCGCCTATTCAGTTCACCGTTGACCAGGAGGCGCTCAAGGTCACCGACAGCGCCATTGGCAAGGTTCTCAAGAAGCGCGCGCCGCCCCCAGGCCACGTCGCCGCTCCCGTTGTGAACGTCCCCAGGCCCATGTATGCGAAGAAGGACTCCTCTGCGCAAGACAACGGCATCCCCACACCCAGCgtcaccccccctcccccgcggACTGCTCCCGCGCAGAAGCCTGATACCATGAAGGCCGATGTAGCTGAGGGTGACAGCCCGAGAGCTTTGCCCACTGAGCctgtcgagaagctcaagatcGAGGAGCTTCCGATCGCCGGAAGCAAGACACCTGATGCTGAGGACAAGACAGAAGACAGCAAGGAGCGTGAGATGGACATCTATTCCGAGGCTGTTCTTGCCT GCAGCATCGAGAACCCCGAGTCCTGTGTCATGTGCAGCGGATAA
- a CDS encoding Basic region leucine zipper, with translation MSPYTSTGGGRAPNVSRYLRDLNTVKEPAAGEENFTFEDDLAIFTNTQFFDFETGQHTDYQASAKKPETVEPQAPSSAVTEELTSPIGDFNVDFSMPGEFNFHDFTNPYPASGVPPFAEGLGNLQPLQPNPQSTYAAPPVSQQQNHHYGAPTPRATETRTPESLNGVSRPGHSFEEQSRVAAEEDKRRRNTAASARFRIKKKQREQALEKSAKEMSDKVSALEQRINLLETENRWLKNLVMEKNEGNEDIASMLKEFQNKQPKSTAASSGSVKAEEAK, from the exons ATGTCGCCTTACACCAGCACCGGCGGTGGGCGTGCCCCCAACGTGTCTCGCTACCTGCGCGACCTCAATACCGTCAAGGAGCCCGCCGCTGGCGAGGAGAACTTCACCTTcgaggacgacctcgccATTTTCACCAACACTCAGTTCTTCGACTTCGAAACCGGCCAGCACACCGATTACCAGGCAtcggccaagaagcccgaAACCGTCGAGCCCCAGGCTCCCTCTAGCGCCGTTACCGAAGAATTGACCTCGCCCATCGGAGATTTCAACGTCGACTTTTCCATGCCAG GCGAATTCAACTTCCACGATTTTACCAACCCCTACCCTGCCTCGGGCGTTCCGCCCTTCGCCGAAGGCCTGGGTAACCTTCAACCCCTCCAGCCCAACCCTCAATCCACCTACGCGGCTCCTCCTGTCTCTCAGCAGCAGAACCACCACTATGGCGCCCCTACACCGAGGGCCACCGAGACCAGAACCCCTGAGTCTTTGAACGGCGTTAGCAGACCCGGCCACAGCTTCGAGGAGCAGTCCCGCGTCGCTGCCGAGGAAGACAAGCGCAGGAGAAACACGGCCGCCTCTGCCAGGTTCCgcatcaagaagaagcagcgcGAACAGGCCCTCGAGAAGAGCGCCAAGGAGATGTCCGACAAGGTCTCCGCTCTCGAGCAGCGCATCAACCTCCTCGAGACCGAGAACCGCTGGCTAAAGAACCTCGTCATGGAGAAGAACGAGGGCAACGAAGACATCGCTTCCATGCTCAAAGAGTTCCAGAACAAGCAACCAAAGTCGACTGCGGCATCTTCAGGCTCTGTaaaggcggaggaggcaaAGTAG
- a CDS encoding von willebrand factor: MRPPVGYIPRLYAPLVTLTRQSFRPSPALTAVRAATATTRSNSRTSTSSGTQSRTMGAPAPAAASEAANGSAAAASAAGGRAETQNQPLEDGSHHEHHPTESTSPAPENTTFNAPAADDSNTDSSQRQPHAQRPTEPAQQKQPPALPPLPEPSLSGGNSAGGGGSGSITLDMSGGDGASTKLDHLGPLVVNQDGTMSRIGNWGEMTEIERRNTLRILGKRNQIRLAALKGEQGNGAGNGASRG; this comes from the coding sequence ATGAGACCACCGGTTGGGTACATCCCACGCCTGTACGCGCCTCTCGTAACCCTGACCCGCCAATCATTCCGACCGTCGCCCGCCCTGaccgccgtccgcgccgccaccgcgacgacgaggtcgaacAGCAGGACGAGCACATCATCGGGAACCCAGTCGAGGACGATGGGGGCAccggcgccagcagcagcatcagaAGCCGCCAacggctcggcggcggcggcgagtgctgcaggaggaagagcagAGACCCAGAATCAACCGTTGGAGGATGGTAGCCACCACGAGCACCACCCCACGGAAAGCACGTCACCCGCCCCTGAAAACACGACATTCAACGCCCCCGCGGCGGACGACAGCAACACCGATTCTAGCCAGCGCCAGCCTCACGCTCAGCGTCCGACCGAGCCTGCTCAGCAGAAGCAGCCCCCTGCTTTGCCGCCGCTTCCCGAGCCCTCGTTGTCTGGCGGTAACTCCGCGGGaggtggcggcagcggcagcatcaCCCTCGACatgagcggcggcgacggcgcctcGACCAAGCTCGACCACTTGGGGCCCCTGGTAGTCAACCAGGACGGCACCATGTCGCGGATCGGCAACTGGGGCGAGATGACGGAGATTGAGCGTCGCAACACGCTGAGGATCCTCGGCAAGAGGAATCAAATCCGTCTCGCGGCCCTCAAGGGAGAGCAAGGCAATGGCGCTGGAAACGGGGCCAGCCGAGGCTGA
- a CDS encoding HIT zinc finger: MADPLLTSLCAICHVEPPRYKCPRCTIRTCSLACTKRHKAWSSCNGIRDATAYVPPSKLKTAAGVDHDFNFLSGIERAVQRSEKEIVEERQLLRPEDLRPIEVRSVQWKTGRDGRKKRVLVTEVLKGDGGSARQEALMSMPFKKRLSKFGILLRRAPTGMARQKENGTNFSKASGRINWQVEWLLVPPGTGAGSETMEQQQEGDEAKNRTKRILAKALDDVPLYKAFAWGQRFFHDEQARKEQQRQKQHDDDDNNNGGGDEAQDGTNDNASRPKKRRKHQHKPGQSLATAQDTETGAWHPGRFCMQTSARGAWNPHTGVAPYTGTTEEEEAQKSRYAFYLAGTTSAATSAAGKTVVHAVDATVPLGDALRDMTVLEFPTIYVVETGATLPESLLDEPKPVRLTQKRKRETPASGKRGGFGKGGKKGRRNLEEGELPSDGEESDVADEDVDRFAAAVEQIIAEESLGEEDDDESMTSSSGSDSDSDEDVKASLAAKLARLKKQSA; encoded by the coding sequence ATGGCCGACCCCCTCCTCACTAGCCTCTGCGCAATCTGCCATGTTGAGCCACCCAGGTATAAGTGTCCGCGCTGTACGATCCGCACCTGCTCCCTCGCCTGCACGAAGCGCCACAAGGCCTGGTCCTCTTGCAACGGCATCCGCGACGCGACGGCCTATGTCCCCCCGTCGAAGCTCaagaccgccgccggcgtaGACCACGACTTCAACTTCCTCTCGGGCATTGAGCGCGCCGTGCAGCGCTCCGAGAAGGAGATTGTCGAGGAGAGGCAGCTCCTGCGCCCAGAGGACCTGCGGCCCATCGAGGTCCGCAGCGTGCAGTGGAAGACCGGGCGGGATGGCCGCAAGAAGAGAGTCCTCGTGACGGAGGTGCTGAAGggtgacggcggcagcgcgagGCAGGAGGCGCTCATGTCGATGCCGTTCAAGAAGAGGTTGAGCAAGTTTGGCATCTTGTTGAGGCGCGCACCGACGGGAATGGCGAGGCAGAAGGAGAACGGCACAAACTTTAGCAAGGCTTCGGGCCGGATCAACTGGCAGGTTGAGTGGCTGCTGGTTCCCCCCGGCACAGGGGCCGGAAGCGAGACGATGGAGCAACAGCAAGAGGGAGACGAAGCCAAGAACCGAACGAAGCGAATACTGGCCAAGGCGCTCGACGATGTTCCGCTGTACAAAGCCTTTGCCTGGGGGCAGAGGTTCTTCCACGACGAGCAGGCCAGAAAGGAGCAACAACGCCAGAAGcaacacgacgacgacgataacaacaacggtggcggcgacgaggcgcaGGACGGCACCAACGACAACGCATCCCGCCCCAAGAAGCGGCGCAAACACCAGCACAAGCCGGGTCAGTCTCTTGCCACGGCCCAGGACACGGAGACCGGCGCCTGGCACCCGGGTCGCTTCTGCATGCAGACCTCGGCACGCGGGGCCTGGAACCCTCACACCGGCGTGGCTCCCTACACGGGAACaacggaggaggaggaggcgcagAAGAGCCGGTACGCGTTCTACCTCGCGGGCACGACGTCCGCGGCGACGTCCGCGGCGGGGAAGACGGTCGtccacgccgtcgacgcgacGGTGCCTCTCGGCGATGCGTTGCGTGACATGACGGTTCTCGAGTTCCCCACCATCTACGTCGTCGAGACCGGCGCCACGCTGCCGGAATCTCTCCTGGACGAGCCGAAACCGGTGCGTCTCACGCAGAAACGCAAGCGCGAAACCCCGGCATCGGGCAAGAGAGGGGGCTTCGGCAAAGGGGGCAAGAAAGGCCGGCGCAACCTCGAAGAGGGCGAGCTGCCGAGCGATGGGGAGGAGAGCGacgtggccgacgaggacgtcgatagattcgccgccgccgtcgagcagatcatcgccgaggaaagcctgggcgaagaggacgacgacgagagtATGACGAGCAGCTCTGGGTCTGACTCGGACAGTGACGAAGACGTCAAGGCTAGCCTCGCTGCCAAGCTGGCCCGCCTGAAGAAACAGTCGGCGTAA
- a CDS encoding von willebrand factor translates to MPHFEEPAPAYSSSSFYNEYSRPEMSKSFFGSFKDKLSRKSTSSSQQSRHATQSNMTRSNNPFAGLSPTKQPNCESWPSVTVTSPTPTSNSHYPPAPLQAPPAYTATAPPQSGDNYLAALSSPARSPSPAPSNAGSVISASGISVSTPEDRYAFLSSFDTIFVVDDSGSMSGRSWPEVENVLHAITPICTSHDDDGVDLYFLNHKTPDSGNIKTGKASGGYYGIRRAETVHEIFTTVRPRGGTPTGQRLHSILRPHLQLLEQSKGDFESVKPINIIVITDGAPSDDVESTIISAAKKLDRLDAPMHQVGVQFFQVGNEPGAREALRELDDDLGDRVSGDLRDMVDTVTWEHGTQGVLTADSILKVVLGAVVRRLDRRRTSGESRR, encoded by the coding sequence ATGCCTCACTTCGAAGAGCCGGCACCTGCCTATTCCTCATCGTCCTTCTATAACGAATACTCACGACCTGAAATGTCTAAATCATTTTTTGGCTCCTTCAAAGATAAGCTGTCCCGCAAGTCGACTTCGTCTTCCCAGCAGTCAAGGCACGCCACGCAGTCCAACATGACCCGAAGCAACAACCCTTTCGCCGGCCTTTCGCCAACTAAGCAACCCAACTGTGAGTCCTGGCCCAGCGTTACAGTGACTTCCCCGACGCCGACCAGTAATTCTCACTATCCTCCAGCCCCCTTGCAAGCCCCTCCCGCCTACACTGCGACGGCGCCACCTCAGTCCGGCGACAACTACCTGGCGGCACTAAGTAGCCCGGCTAGAAGTCCATCACCGGCCCCATCCAACGCCGGTTCCGTCATCTCTGCCTCCGGTATATCAGTCTCCACGCCGGAGGACCGCTACgccttcttgtcgtccttcGACACCATTTTCGTTGTTGACGATTCGGGTTCGATGTCCGGCCGATCTTGGCCCGAGGTGGAGAACGTCCTCCACGCGATTACTCCTATCTGCACGTcccatgatgatgacggcgtcgacctgtACTTTCTCAACCACAAGACGCCAGACAGCGGCAACATCAAAACTGGGAAAGCCAGCGGCGGCTACTACGGTatccgccgcgccgagacAGTCCATGAGATATTCACCACGGTCCGTCCCAGAGGCGGCACACCCACTGGTCAGCGCCTCCACTCCATCCTACGGCCTCACCTGCAGCTCCTTGAGCAGAGCAAGGGCGACTTCGAGAGCGTCAAGCCGATTaacatcatcgtcatcaccgACGGTGCACCCTCGGACGATGTTGAGTCTACTATCATCTCtgcggccaagaagctcgatAGACTCGATGCCCCTATGCATCAGGTCGGCGTGCAATTCTTTCAGGTCGGCAACGAGCCCGGCGCCCGTGAGGCGCTTCGAGagctcgacgatgacctcgGTGATAGAGTCAGCGGCGATCTTCGTGACATGGTCGACACTGTCACCTGGGAACACGGTACCCAGGGCGTGCTCACAGCAGACAGCATCCTGAAAGTGGTACTCGGCGCGGTTGTCAGACGTCTCGACCGCCGTCGTACCAGTGGCGAGAGTCGTCGCTGA